Genomic DNA from Gorilla gorilla gorilla isolate KB3781 chromosome 13, NHGRI_mGorGor1-v2.1_pri, whole genome shotgun sequence:
CCCCTCAGCACCGAGCACAGGCACTCACAGCCTCTGGCCAGGTGCTGGGTCCGGAGAGGGTCTTGTCACATTCTCCTACTCCCCAAGTGAGGCCTCTGTCCTTCTCCTGTTCCCCATGTGATGCCTCCGTGGAATGAGGAGAGGTCTGTCCCAGCAGTGCCTACCCTGCTTCTCCTGTAAGAGCCTGTTCCCTCCTCCCACACTTCCCTGGGAAGCACTTGCCCCTCCAGAATAACAGCATCACTGAGCCTGGGGAACAGACAGTCCCTAGTCCAAGCCCTGGAGGTAAGAAAGGAGGGGCTGGCCAGGATGCTCAGTGTGGTCAGCATAGGCCAGGCCCCTGCTACCTTGACCCTGAGGGCCAGAGCACAGGCGGAACTTGGACATAGGGCCACAGGTGACTGCTTAATGACAACCATGCTAGCTCCTGGCAATGAGGGGTCAGGAGCGTGTGTGAATAATGGGGCACCTGACCCACGGCTGGGGTACAGAGGGTGGGGGTTACAAATGGTTCATCTGTCGCAGGACACCTGGAGGATGAAGAAAGAGCCCCCAGGCAAACCCATTCTGTGAGCAATTCCCATCTGCTGTCTCCAAATCCTGTCCAGACTCTGACCCTGCTGGCCCCTTCCAGGGCTCCCAGCCTGGTTGCCACAGCGGCCTCCTAACCAACACCCCTGTGGCTCTGGTACCAGCCCACGCCAGACAGAGAAGCCAGCCATCGTTGCTCCTGTCTTCCTCCCCGAGAAAGTCGAGGTCCCAGCAGTGCTCAGGGCCTAAGTGGCCAGGCCCTGGATACTTCCCTGAGCTCATCTCCCCTACAGCACCGCCCCTTCAGCTCCTGGGGGCTTTGCACGGCTGCTCCTTTACTCCCCCTCTGCCCTCAGGCCAGCCTTGTCCCTGATCACTACCTTCTTCATTTCTGTACCTGGCTGACATCTGTCCTTCCCCGCCAACTACAAGGTAGACCCCGGGAGGGCAGGGATGGTGCACTGTGTTCAGGGTGCATTTGCCGCCAGTGGAGGGAGGGACCCAGGCCACCCCCCCCCCGGTTTACCAGGATGCTCTTGTACATGTTGCCGTTGTCTACGTCCAGGCTGACGCGGATGATACAGCAGTCGCCCACCTGCTGGTTGTAGAGCGGCAGCGCGGAGCTGGAGTTGCAGAGCCCTGAGACGGAGCGCTTGTGGGTGCGTGTGGCAGCCACGGGCGtggtggaggctgaggaggacgaGGTGCTGCTGGAAGCCGAGCTGATGCCGGAGGTCTCCGGGGATGACTGTGAGGCtgattcccagaactgagggagaCGGTAAGATCAGCAGATCCGCCTGCCCTGTGGGGGCACCCCAGGCCAGCTGCCAGATGGGGAACCTTCTAGAAGCTGTGTTCAGGATCCAGGACTTCCTGGCCCCATGCATGGATTTGGAGTGGGGAGATGGGAAAGGATATTGGGGAGAAGGGCAGACAGTCACCTTCTTTTCCTGGCCGTCAGGAGACTCCGGGACGAAGCTGATGTTGATCTCCTCCACGTCGGAGCTAGAGGAGCCGGCCGAGTGCACGCTGAGCGCGTCAGCGATGTCCCCGCTGCTGAGGTAGGGGCCACACCTGAGCTGGTCACAGGACTTGGAGTGGGAGCTGCCACTGGTACTGAGCTCAGTGCTGGGGGCCTGGCGGCTGGGTGAAGGGTTGGCTTAGTTAAGGGGGCTCCCCAAGGACACATCCCAACCCCACAGCCCCTGCACTCTGCGCCCAAGGAGTgtgcaaagtgctgggacagtTGCCAGTACTCCATTCACCACAGCCATCTGGGAGAGCATTTAGTAtcaccccatttcacagaggaggaaactgaggcccaaaaagGTGAGGGGACTCATCCCAGTCTCAGGGCCAGTCAGCAGCAGGGTAGGATTCCAGGGCCAGCCTCCCTGACTCCCTGAGCCCAGGCTCAGCCCTGAAGCTTCTGAGCCCCAAGGCAACTGCCCCTACCACCCTTAGCCAGGCCCTTACTCGCTCCAGCGCTTGACAATGGCTGTGTTCTTCTTGGTCCTGAGGGTGTTGCTGGCTGACTCGGATGGGGGCTCCAGCTCGCACGACAGGTTGTAGCTATGAGCAGAGAGGCAGTGGTGTGACAACCAGGGGCCATGCTCCGGCCTTCCCCAGCACCTGCCCAGAAGCTGGAGTCGGGGTGCCCCAGCCATCCTCAGGCAacaggggctgacgctgaccatGGGTCATAGCTGCTGGCCCTCTGGAGCTGGCCCCCTAGGACAGCCTGCCCCCACTGTCCCCATTTGGTGCCCCAGCCTCACCTCTCAGTCTCACTGAGCCGCTCCACGGCCCGGAACCAGGCCCCAAATTGCTCATCTGGCGCGATGCTGTAGTTGTTGCAGGCCGACTGCAGCAGCTTGATCTGGGCGAtcacctcgaactcctggggccAGAGGGAAGCACAGGGCGGTGACAAGGCCCCCTGGGCAGGACAGGGGCCAGTCTCTGGGTCTTTGTTCTTGGGGTCCCTTCCTCCCCTCTACTCCCATCCAGGCCTTCCTGTTCTCAAAGCTGGGCTCAGCCACTCCCCAGGAGGTGGTCCTGGATTATAACCTCCTACCCTCACCCTCCAGTGGGAGGGGAGCCCCTTCTCTCGGTGTCCAAATGTCCCATGAATCTAAGGAGAGGGTAGGAGTTGAAATGTCCTAACCCTGGTGGGTCTGTTTTCCACCCCTCCCCAAGTCAGGGCTGCCTGCAGCTGCTtaccttcctcctcttctcaaaGTTGATGAGTCTGCCCTGGAAGGTGGACACCCAATGGCCGTCAGAAAGTGACCCCTTGACCATTACAGTCTCCCCACCTCATGCTGCACTATCAAGAGTGCCCACCAGGGGGCAGGGCATGCACACCCCTGGATTGAAGCCGGTGCTGGGCACCAGGGCAAGGGGACATGCGGGCAGAGGCTTGGGGACTTCTTGTCCAGCACTCTCAGAGGACAATGGACTGAGGCCTTGGGTGAGAAGGCCCTGCTCAGCCACCACGTGCCGCCTGACCTCTGAGGGCCTGGCTTCCCTCTGTGCTCAGGGTCACTGCCTGAGGGATGGGCTGTGTCCCACTCAGCCAAACCCTGCTGCAGCTCTGTGTTTGGGCAGCCCTGGGGTGTCACCAGCAGGGCACTGAGCTGTTTACTCATTGCTGGGACAGGtgtggcagcccagcccccagggctCAGGGAAGGTCTCTCCTCCCGGGCCCTACTCCAGCCCCGCCCGGCACACTCACATACAGATAGTCCTTCATGGCAGTGTCCAGCATCACCAGGTCGGTGAGGAACGTGCCCAGGTAGGGAACGGTGCCCTGGATGATGCCCTGTGACATTGGGGTAGGAGGATGAGCAAGGCCCCTCCCCTGAAGGCTTTCTCAGCCCCCAGCCCCAACTGGTCTCACTTGGAGCAGCTGGGGGACCTCTGGGGGCCTCCTGGGGCCCACTGTCTCCCTGGACCCCAGACTCCCTCTAGCCATCTCcctggctggcatctgggaaATGCCAGGTTCCCGAGTCGTGTGGCCCCtggccctccccagccccacacccGCCTGAGCCGGCTCTGCCAGGCCTGTCCTTTCGTGGCTGCAGCTGGTCTTCCCAGATACCAGCTGATCCAGACGTGGCTCTGCTAGGGTCCAGAGGAGGCCACCTCTAATGGGGCCCATAGGCACCGTGGCTAGAGAGGAAAGGGCCCTCCTCCCTACCCCCAGGCCAGCCCCCTGCCTCTCCACGGCCTTGGGCACTCTCACCGTCTCCTTCGGCCGTTTCTGGGCTCTCTTGGGGTTCATCTCCAGGGTGGCAAACTTGGAGGTGCCCTCCTGCCAGGGTAGAGGACAGGGTCAGCAAGCCCCTATCCCCTCAGCCCTCAGGCACCCTGACCTGGGGTGCTGCCAGTGTGCTCGGGTTCCAGGGCTGACCCTATATCAATACTCACTAGTGTGGGGTCCTGGGCCGGTGGCCTGGCCTTCCTGAGCCTGCCTCCCCCTCTGGAAAGTGCGGATGAGAACTCCGCCTGCTGcatggtgcggtggctcacacctgtaatcccagcattttggaaggccaaggcaggtggatcacttgaggtcaggagtttaagaccagcctggccaacacagtgaaaccccatctctactaaaaaatacaagaattacctgggttggtggtgtacacctataatcccagctacttgggaagctgaggcaggagaatcccttgaacccaggaggtgggggttgcagtgagccgagatcatgccattgcactccagcctgggagacagagcgagactccttctctaaaaaaataaactccACCTGCCTCGCAGGGTCTCAGAGACTCTGCGCTACAGTCCTGTTATGGCTGCACACTCCTTTCTCCCTTGAACCTTCCATGAGGTCAGCACCCCAGGGCTGGCATtcctccattttccagatgaggaaactatggCCCTCAGATGGGCAGTGACTTGCCCTGGGCCCCCCAGGGACTCAGAACAGGCTCTTCTGTCCTAGCCAGAGGGTCTGCCCCATCTGCCTTTACCCGTTTGGTCACTGATCAGGGTACTGTCCTCTGGGCTTCTCGTGCATGCCAGGGCCCCCAGTGGAGCTGTGCCatggagggagagggacaggtgTCCCAGGAGCCCCCTGCGATGCTCCCCTGTAGGGAACTCTGTGTTTGTCCACGCAGCAGGGGGGCCCTAGATGCCATTTCACTGACCGGGTATGCCAGGGGCACCAGGCAGTGACACTTGACTCCCTCTGAGGCCTCGTGAATCCATTAGTCACTGAAAGTTCTCCTCAGTCATCTGGGGTATCTGCCACAGCTAATGGGGTGCCATGAGAAGAATTCTACAGGGTTCTCTGGTCAGTGTCTCTTCTCGGGGCAGGGTAGGGAAGCCACATGGGGCCTCcaaatctgcctcccaggtctgGCCACCTGGCCCCGGCATCCCCTGCAGCCCCTGTCCCTGGGGTAGGCAGGCTGCCCTCTCCTTGGGTGTGTAGAGCAGACAGAGGTAGCGTCAGGAGCCTGGCCTCCCGGGGACAGACTGGGCCGGTGTGGGGGCAGGAGCCGCATCCCCTTCCCACCCAGCAGGAGGGACCAGCGAGGAAGCCAGAGACCTGCTGGTCCTGATGCCCATCTACTCCTCCTGGAACCTCCACTGCCACCCTTACTGTGTCCAATTAACTGGGGCCCTATCCCTCAAACACCCAGGGGCCAAACAGATCCCTCTTCCCCCTTCATGCACACAGGAAAGGAACTTTCCCAGCAAGAAGCGAATGCCACCGCCCACCGCCCCAGCCTCTTCCtgccaccccagccccagccccagccccagccccagccccagccccagccccagcctctgccTGCCGCCACTCCACCTTGATGAGCAGCTCCCGGCTCAATGAGTAGTTGTTCTCATCTGAGAAGATCTCTGACAGCTTCTGAAAGATCCGGAAACTGTCCCTGTCAGAAGggcaaagaaggaaggagaaagctgGGAATGGTAGGGAGGGGTGTGAGTgcaaatccattttattttagagCTGAAAGACCCCAGACTGCCTGAACGCAGCACACAGGGTCCCCCAGCACTAACGCTCTGCAGGTCTGGGGAGGGGGCCTTCATGTTGGTGCAACAGGACCcctattcccgtttccactgaGCAGCTATTTCCAaaggggtttttttctttttttggagacagtttcagtcacccaggctggagtgcagtggccagatctcgactcattgcaacctctacctcctgggtccaagaaattctcctcagcctcccaagtagctgggattacaggcgttagccattGCGCCTGGCACAAAGGTTTTGATTTCAATTGGTTGAGGGTTCTGTGGCGACAACACGAATACCTGAAAATCTCTGATGTGGCTCAACCCACCATCTGACAGCTTAGGAAGCCGAGCTCTGAGGCAGAGCTGCTGCCAACTCCGGTCAGTGGagggtccctgccctcagggttTGTGGCCTCCCATGGGCTCACTAAGGGGGTGATGCCAGCCCTGTGGGAGGTCCCTGGTGCACCAGGAGCTCCTACAGAGGCATGCCCACCTGGAAACGTCTTCCCACGTCTTCTTCAGACGGTGGATGGAGTTGCTCTGCAGGGCAGAGAGGATGGCATACAGTGACGAGAAGTTCTTGAGGATCCGGCACTCCTGGGGCGGGAAGAGCAGGAGGCATGAGGTGGGGCTGGAGCTCCCAGCTTGCCTGGCCTCCGTCCCCATTGGCCAAGCCTCCCCTCCCAATGAGACAGACACCCAGGGAGTCCCCAGAGGGCACGGCTGCAACCCGGGGGTGACAGGAGGATTTTAGCTCAACCCAAGGAAAGAGTGTAAGGAAGACGTGAGCATCCAGGCAGTGGGCTGGGAGAGTCAAGGCCAGCATGCCCCTGGGAAGAGTAGACTGGGGACTGTACAGGGCCTTGGACTGTAGACCACAACCTGAGAACAGATGAAGCCAAAGTGGGGGCCCAGGCCCCTCCTGTGGCATACCCTGGCCACCTCGATCCAGTGCTCCACCACCCTGGCCCTGTCTGGGGCTTTCGTGCTTCGGTTCCCGAGGCAGGTGGTGATGACACAGTTGGCCACACTGTTGAACTGGGTGACAGTGGCGCGGATGGTGGGCGCCAGGTGCTCCTTGCCCTTCTTGTCCCGCTGGGACCAGATGGAGCCCAGGCAGTGGTAGGGCACCACCTTCTTGAACAGTTCCTGGGGAGGAGGCTAAGTGTCACCTGGTCCTGCCCCAGCAGTCTGGGCTGGCGCTGGGGAAGCTGAGGATGCAGCTTGAGCCTTGTGGGGATCTCTGGGTTTTATCCCGTGTCCATGCAGGGTGCCCAGCACACAAGTGACCCAGGACAAAATGCTGGTGGGAAGAAGAGGAGCACTGCCTCGCGCAGCCTCACCAAGCCCCAGCTCCAACAGGCGGCTCATGCCTGCCCACGCCCCCCacgccccaccccccaccccccatccccccGCCTCAGTCTGCTCCCCATCCAGACGCACATCTGCTGTGGGCGCTACAACTAAGGGCTTTGTCCAGTGTCTGCCATAGGCTCCAGGACACATCAAGTGCCTAATGAGTGCTGAGGCTGGTGAGCCTCCTAAACAGATGGGGGTGACCCATGGATGCACCTTGGTGAGCACCCTCCACTCCCACAGGCCAGGCCTGCTGAGCTTCCTGTCTGTTCCATCTAGAATCTGCATAGTCACTCTAGAGGATAGGggtgacctcatctctactgtCCAGAGGGAAACTGAGGACTTGGGGTTAAGGAACGACCTGGTTACTTGGTGTgtagcagcagagctgggatttgaccaGAACATCAGCTCTGGACCAGGAAATGGTAGGTCTGGGACAGCAGATGCCAGAAGGCAGGCCCACCCCTGCCCTGCCAAGCTGAGCTGCTCACCGCATCCATCAGTGTAAACTGCTCTGCCACCAGATCAGGAGGGAACACCAAGAGGTGAGGCTTCTCCTCACTCAGCCCGTTCTCTGCAACCACAGGTGAAGGCCAGGAAGGCTGTAATGATGGAACTGGCGCTGGAGCTGGCTCCAGCTCTAGAGTTTGTGAGGGAGCTGGATCCTGTTCTGGAGCTGGCTCTAGTTCCGGAGCTGGCGCTGGAGCCAATTCTAGTCCCACAGCTGGCTCTGGAGCCTGCTGGAGCTCCGGAGCTGGTGCTGGAGCTACTTCTAGCTCTGAACCTGGAGCTGGTGTTGGAGctggctctggctctggggcTGGAGCCGGCACTGGGCTGGGTGCTCGAGCTGGTGTTAGAGCTAGCTCGAGCTCTGGAGTTCGTTTTAGAGCTGGCACTGGTGACAGAGCTGCAAGAGGAGAAAAGTTCAACAACATGCCAGCCTTTCCTGTGCCTTTCAAAGACACAGAACAGCCCCGGCTTCCAGAGAAGCCTCTCCCCGCTGAACCCACAAAACGTGTACCAGGCCGCTCTCCCGCCTGTGGTCCCTGCCTGTGTGGTCTGAGGCTCATCTGTGCCCCTGACCCAGCACCAGACCCTGGAGCCTCCTCTTTGTGTGGCCCAGCACCGACCCCTCCTCATTCACCCTCTGGCATCCACCCCAGTCCTCCTCACCCTCAGGCTCTGCCTCAATGGGTTCCGAGTGCTCCAGCTGGGCCAGGAGAAGGTGGGCACGGCGCTCCAGGTCTGAGCCTGGCATGTTGAGCTGCACGTAGGCCACCAGCTGCTTGAGGCAGGGAAAGTCTGGAGGTTGACAGAAATCCTCCGAGTACTGGTCCAGCCAGGTGCCCAGGATGGAGGAGATGGCACTGGGGACAGGTGGGTGGCAGCAGAGTCAGAGGCCTGGGCTCCCCTGAGCCAGGCTGGGCTCCTGCGCCGGCCCCTGTCCATCTGAAGGCCACCTGCCCCAGCCCAAGCCCAAGCCCCCTTGGCTGTCCAGCCAAAAGAACCAAGGAGGCCCCTGGTCAGTGGCGaccacctctcccctcctccaagGAAGCCCCGCCCATGGCTCTGCATGTCTCCCAGCACCCCCTCCTCGCTGGAACGTAAACTCCATGAGGGATCGGTCCTCCTGCCGGGCATCTGCAGGTCCCTGGCGGCTCCTCAACTTGTAGCTCAGTGCTGGTGAGCTGCCTTACTCTCTGAGAGCTGTGTGCAGGTCTCATCTTCCCACTAACCCTGTTCTCCCAGAGGGTGGGGTGCAGCCTGCCCGCTGAGCACTCACTATTGAGGGGTGAGGCAATGTGAGAGCAGAGGCTCACCCCACCTCTTGCCCTGGGCCCCTAGATCAGGGCACACTGAGCCAAGCCCAGCTGGGATGAGGCTATGGTGGGATGAGTTCCTGCCGGGGGCTGCTCTGAGCCCCAGCCACCCCAGGACCCCTCCACAGCTCTCGGTCGTCTTTCCTCCTGCAGGCGAAGCCCCCAGACCCCAGCCCTCTAGCACGAACCACAAGAGGTGTGGGAGCCAGGGTTCTGCCCAGCCAGCCCcggctccagccccagccccatgtACTCTCCCACTGTTCGGTGGGGACAGGGTCCCTTCCTCTTGGCTCAAAGCTCACTCACTTTTTAAGTTGGTCCTGGGGTCCGCCATCCTCGTCGGAATAGGGGAGGATGCAGCCGTATCTAGAGGAGGCCGTGAGGGCGTCACATCTACCGTACCTGCTTACGACGTCTAGTGTTACTGTCTGACTCTCCGACTAGAacggaggcccaggagggcagggtttttttttgttttttttttgctttttttcatcaaattatattaaatgcCTAGAAAAgggccagcacacagtaggtgcttcatatatatttgttcaatgaataagTCCCAACCAGCTCCTTCCCAGCTATCTGAGCGCCCCTTGGGTCCCTCCAACAGCCCCCAGATAGAATCCGGAATCTCCTTGACAAGTGGGAAAACTGCTTCGCCCAAGGCCACATACAAGAGAGGCTTGGGGCAGAGAGCTTCCCCATGGGGGACAGGAAAATCATAAAAACGAGCACCACAGCCCCCGCAGCCCATTCCCTACAGGGCCAGGCGTTGAGGGAGCACTTTCCACGCTTCATCCCGCCCAGGCCTGACGACAACCCCACGAGGTCCTCTTAGCACTCAGTTTCTCTTTCGTATGAGCAAagcgaggctcagagaggtgaatcaGCATTGCCAAGACCCGCAGCCAGGCGGGGGCGAGGGCCCCTGTGCACCCTG
This window encodes:
- the RALGDS gene encoding ral guanine nucleotide dissociation stimulator isoform X2, with translation MTATRVTPGPGTRVLHSTRARRRRAHWQRASRSAHSPPGSRPTMAREAGQVCARPAVPRGRKGSVFFACVSVVTARRRAVARRAALQSPTPWLAPLPAPATTESSTQEIGEELINGVIYSISLRKVQLHHGGNKGQRWLGYENESALNLYETCKVRTVKAGTLEKLVEHLVPAFQGSDLSYVTIFLCTYRAFTTTQQVLDLLFKRYGCILPYSDEDGGPQDQLKNAISSILGTWLDQYSEDFCQPPDFPCLKQLVAYVQLNMPGSDLERRAHLLLAQLEHSEPIEAEPEALSPVPALKRTPELELALTPARAPSPVPAPAPEPEPAPTPAPGSELEVAPAPAPELQQAPEPAVGLELAPAPAPELEPAPEQDPAPSQTLELEPAPAPVPSLQPSWPSPVVAENGLSEEKPHLLVFPPDLVAEQFTLMDAELFKKVVPYHCLGSIWSQRDKKGKEHLAPTIRATVTQFNSVANCVITTCLGNRSTKAPDRARVVEHWIEVARECRILKNFSSLYAILSALQSNSIHRLKKTWEDVSRDSFRIFQKLSEIFSDENNYSLSRELLIKEGTSKFATLEMNPKRAQKRPKETGIIQGTVPYLGTFLTDLVMLDTAMKDYLYGRLINFEKRRKEFEVIAQIKLLQSACNNYSIAPDEQFGAWFRAVERLSETESYNLSCELEPPSESASNTLRTKKNTAIVKRWSDRQAPSTELSTSGSSHSKSCDQLRCGPYLSSGDIADALSVHSAGSSSSDVEEINISFVPESPDGQEKKFWESASQSSPETSGISSASSSTSSSSASTTPVAATRTHKRSVSGLCNSSSALPLYNQQVGDCCIIRVSLDVDNGNMYKSILVTSQDKAPAVIRKAMDKHNLEEEEPEDYELLQILSDDRKLKIPENANVFYAMNSTANYDFVLKKRTFTKGVKAKPGASSTLPRMKQKGLKIAKGIF